The Rhizobium brockwellii genome window below encodes:
- a CDS encoding glycosyltransferase family 4 protein encodes MLTEALTDRSRMPVPNTASVRHYVPGGCENGGGIGRLIGYITETAKETGTQHFVTDTRGARWSKVTSPARLLAAILTMAKDRIVAPARIHHIHIAGRGSTSRKLILTEAARLFGCCHILHLHDYDYAGDFAQRSPRQQRLIRRMFQNADCVVALGQRDRMTLTTLLGVDERRTVVAHNCVPDPGSHDIRVGQIPLIVFLGRLSERKGVRELLLALSHPVMKELQWRAVLAGDGPVEDYRRQADAMALSNLVEMPGWLDAGEARALCARADILVLPSHAEGLAMAVLEGLSHGLAVVTTRVGAHEEVITDGETGIFVPVGDQDALAAALAKLVSDPEICIRLSVQGRTHYLNHFSMRAYMRSLEKLYETVSAKPQATVGAR; translated from the coding sequence ATGCTGACGGAGGCCCTCACGGACAGAAGTCGAATGCCAGTACCGAACACGGCCAGTGTCCGCCACTATGTTCCGGGCGGCTGCGAGAACGGCGGCGGAATTGGCAGGCTGATCGGCTATATAACAGAGACCGCGAAAGAGACCGGAACGCAACATTTCGTCACCGATACCAGAGGCGCTCGATGGTCCAAAGTGACATCACCCGCACGCCTGCTCGCCGCCATCCTGACGATGGCAAAGGACCGGATTGTTGCGCCCGCTCGCATTCACCATATCCATATCGCCGGCCGCGGCAGCACCTCCCGAAAACTGATTCTGACCGAGGCTGCCCGTTTGTTCGGGTGTTGCCACATATTGCACCTGCACGATTACGACTATGCCGGCGACTTTGCGCAACGCTCGCCGCGCCAACAACGGCTGATACGTCGGATGTTTCAAAATGCCGATTGCGTTGTGGCGCTCGGCCAGCGCGATCGCATGACGCTGACCACACTTCTGGGCGTTGACGAGCGCCGCACGGTCGTTGCCCATAATTGCGTCCCCGACCCCGGGTCGCACGATATTCGCGTCGGTCAGATACCGTTGATCGTATTCCTTGGCCGGTTGAGTGAACGCAAGGGGGTCAGAGAGCTTCTGTTGGCGCTGAGCCACCCGGTCATGAAAGAACTCCAGTGGCGGGCTGTACTTGCAGGCGACGGACCTGTCGAGGATTATCGCCGTCAGGCTGACGCCATGGCGCTTTCAAATCTGGTAGAAATGCCCGGCTGGCTTGACGCCGGTGAGGCGCGGGCCCTGTGTGCGCGTGCAGATATACTGGTCCTGCCTTCGCACGCCGAAGGTCTGGCAATGGCCGTACTCGAAGGGCTGTCGCACGGTCTCGCCGTCGTCACCACGCGTGTCGGGGCGCATGAAGAAGTCATTACCGACGGCGAAACCGGCATCTTCGTCCCAGTCGGAGACCAGGATGCCCTGGCTGCAGCCCTGGCTAAGCTGGTGTCCGATCCAGAAATCTGCATCCGCCTCTCGGTCCAGGGGCGCACACATTATCTCAACCATTTCAGCATGAGGGCCTATATGCGGTCGCTCGAGAAACTTTACGAAACCGTTTCCGCGAAACCTCAAGCAACGGTTGGCGCACGATGA